The Aurantiacibacter arachoides genome window below encodes:
- a CDS encoding acyl-CoA thioesterase — protein MSNAFSQDFVAGPEHIDANGHVNNAVWVRWMEDLATAHWNATARPEDVASYAWVVTRHEIDYRGNVGEGETVTATTEILQGPRGARFDRHFSFVDAAGRELVRAVTTWAMVDKASGKLLRVPSEVAAPFMPAGGWMPA, from the coding sequence ATGAGCAACGCGTTCTCGCAAGACTTCGTCGCCGGGCCGGAGCACATCGACGCCAACGGCCATGTCAACAACGCGGTCTGGGTGCGCTGGATGGAGGACCTGGCCACGGCGCACTGGAACGCCACGGCGCGGCCCGAGGACGTGGCAAGCTACGCCTGGGTCGTGACCCGGCACGAAATCGACTACCGCGGCAACGTGGGCGAGGGCGAGACGGTGACTGCCACCACCGAGATCCTGCAGGGCCCGCGAGGAGCACGGTTCGACCGCCATTTCTCCTTTGTCGACGCAGCGGGCCGCGAACTGGTGCGCGCGGTGACGACCTGGGCCATGGTGGACAAGGCCAGCGGCAAATTGCTGCGCGTGCCGAGCGAGGTTGCCGCCCCGTTCATGCCCGCAGGTGGCTGGATGCCCGCTTGA
- a CDS encoding sensor domain-containing diguanylate cyclase translates to MGARLYLFLALVAATALLALASGAPAPADRAAACHAYSQGPLAPDAALASLDWRCDNDDWEDGHAITWLRYDTSAQGEPPRYFIGGTSVFERIGAYALADGNVVAQARFLPGEVDPIPAGAGFSLPLPSGGAAADTWLIAIERPHNVTIASEARLLGSDGKDPSIRRGMVLLALITGMLVMPLLFDAMFYLVLRERFVLLHAGMTVAMIGYLLGSGGVACAFVEIPVNWLARIGPVSYALGVGLAGLFVHAFLEPDALSGRMRRLLKRTAIWSMIVPVFAGLQLPLTQSFDNRLYFIAFLPVIPIYVAAILSAIPRGSRAAWFLAAAWFPVVAASMVRLLRGMGLLPGAGGPDISLFVALGVEVTIVALAIADRFLAVRRERDRAVTKARAFETLAEHDKLTGLFNRRALEDRFGTLRADGFTTLAVLDLDHFKRVNDRYGHAGGDEVLKCAAQAITPPHGDTLAFRMGGEEFVLLLRGSDTFARAENKRRAITTRIAASGLVDTPVTASMGIVEVPHGALADTGFETLYNRADRLLYEAKAAGRDRTMTERLKVFHPRRQTERRAAA, encoded by the coding sequence ACCGCTCGCGCCTGATGCAGCCCTGGCCAGTCTCGACTGGCGTTGCGACAACGACGACTGGGAGGACGGGCACGCCATTACCTGGCTGCGCTACGATACCTCCGCGCAAGGGGAACCCCCACGCTATTTCATAGGTGGTACTTCCGTGTTCGAACGCATCGGCGCCTACGCCCTTGCGGATGGCAACGTCGTGGCCCAGGCCCGTTTCCTGCCTGGCGAGGTCGATCCCATTCCGGCGGGCGCCGGCTTCAGCCTGCCTCTTCCGTCCGGCGGAGCGGCGGCCGACACCTGGCTGATCGCCATAGAGCGCCCCCACAACGTGACCATCGCATCCGAGGCGCGCCTGCTGGGCAGCGATGGCAAGGATCCTTCCATCCGACGAGGCATGGTCCTGCTGGCGCTCATCACCGGGATGCTGGTGATGCCCCTGCTGTTCGATGCCATGTTCTACCTGGTGCTGCGCGAGCGGTTCGTGCTGCTGCACGCGGGCATGACCGTGGCGATGATCGGTTATCTGCTGGGCAGCGGCGGAGTAGCCTGCGCCTTTGTCGAGATACCGGTCAACTGGCTGGCCCGTATCGGCCCTGTATCCTACGCGCTTGGCGTGGGGCTTGCCGGCTTGTTCGTCCACGCCTTCCTGGAACCCGATGCGCTGAGCGGGCGCATGCGCCGCTTGCTGAAGCGAACCGCGATCTGGTCGATGATCGTGCCGGTCTTCGCCGGATTGCAGCTGCCGCTTACCCAGAGCTTCGATAATCGCCTCTACTTCATCGCCTTCCTGCCCGTCATTCCCATCTATGTTGCCGCCATCCTCAGCGCCATTCCGCGTGGCAGTCGCGCCGCCTGGTTTCTGGCTGCTGCCTGGTTTCCCGTGGTGGCGGCCAGCATGGTGCGGCTGCTGCGCGGCATGGGCCTGTTGCCCGGCGCGGGCGGACCCGACATCTCGCTGTTCGTGGCCCTGGGCGTGGAAGTGACGATCGTGGCGCTGGCGATCGCCGACAGGTTCCTGGCCGTGCGCCGCGAACGCGACCGGGCGGTGACCAAGGCGCGTGCATTCGAAACCCTGGCCGAGCATGACAAGCTGACCGGCCTGTTCAACCGCCGCGCCTTGGAAGACCGGTTCGGAACGCTGCGCGCCGACGGCTTTACCACGCTGGCTGTGCTCGATCTCGACCACTTCAAGCGCGTCAACGATCGCTATGGTCATGCCGGCGGCGACGAGGTTCTGAAGTGCGCCGCGCAGGCCATTACCCCGCCGCACGGGGACACGCTGGCGTTTCGCATGGGCGGGGAGGAATTCGTGCTGCTGCTGCGCGGGTCCGATACCTTCGCGCGAGCGGAGAACAAGCGCCGCGCCATCACCACGCGCATTGCTGCCAGCGGGCTGGTGGACACGCCCGTCACCGCCAGCATGGGCATCGTCGAGGTGCCGCACGGCGCGCTGGCCGACACCGGGTTCGAGACGCTCTACAACCGGGCCGATCGCCTGCTTTACGAAGCGAAGGCGGCGGGCCGCGACCGGACGATGACGGAACGGCTCAAGGTGTTCCATCCGCGCCGCCAAACGGAACGACGCGCGGCGGCATAG